In Ruminococcaceae bacterium BL-6, a genomic segment contains:
- the bioB gene encoding Biotin synthase encodes MKIKLEELKNRILNGGGIDREEALEISEAPLEELCAAANEIREKLNGNKIDVCTILNGKSGFCPEDCKYCAQAGRHKTNIGHYPLMTVDAIVKDGLRNAAAPGVDRFSVVTSGLRLTDREVDVLCEAYSKIHEQSDIQLCTSNGLLNYEQFLRLKKAGVTRIHNNLETSRRFFPQICTTHTYDDKIRTIQAAKKAGMEICSGGIIGIGEEFFDRVDLALDLRKLGVASIPVNVLMPIPGTPLENRPVLQEDEIRRTIAVVRLINPKADIRLAGGRNSMKDCGRLALLSGANASITGDMLTTSGNQIKDDMKLFTEAGFRVREKVLAGSAK; translated from the coding sequence ATGAAAATCAAGCTGGAAGAATTGAAAAACAGGATTCTGAACGGCGGCGGGATCGACAGGGAAGAGGCGCTGGAAATCAGCGAAGCCCCGCTCGAAGAGCTGTGCGCCGCCGCGAATGAAATCAGGGAAAAGCTGAACGGGAACAAGATCGACGTCTGTACGATCCTGAACGGGAAAAGCGGATTCTGTCCGGAGGACTGCAAATACTGCGCGCAGGCGGGCAGGCATAAGACGAACATCGGGCATTATCCCCTGATGACCGTGGATGCCATCGTGAAGGATGGACTGAGAAACGCCGCCGCGCCGGGCGTGGACCGCTTCTCGGTCGTCACTTCCGGGCTGCGGCTGACCGACAGGGAGGTGGACGTGCTGTGCGAGGCGTATTCCAAAATTCACGAGCAGTCGGACATCCAGCTGTGCACTTCGAACGGGCTTTTGAACTATGAGCAGTTCCTGCGTCTGAAAAAGGCGGGGGTGACGAGAATCCACAATAACCTGGAAACCTCGCGGCGCTTTTTCCCGCAGATCTGCACCACGCACACCTACGACGACAAGATCAGAACCATCCAGGCCGCGAAGAAGGCGGGCATGGAAATCTGCAGCGGAGGAATCATCGGGATCGGCGAGGAGTTCTTCGACCGCGTGGACCTGGCGCTGGACCTTCGGAAGCTGGGGGTCGCCTCCATCCCGGTCAACGTGCTGATGCCGATCCCCGGGACGCCGCTGGAAAACAGGCCGGTACTGCAGGAAGACGAGATCCGCCGTACGATCGCCGTTGTCCGCCTGATCAATCCAAAGGCGGACATCCGGCTTGCGGGGGGCAGGAATTCCATGAAGGACTGCGGCAGGCTGGCGCTTCTTTCCGGCGCCAACGCCTCCATCACCGGGGATATGCTCACGACATCCGGAAACCAGATCAAGGACGACATGAAACTGTTCACCGAGGCCGGGTTCCGGGTAAGAGAAAAGGTTTTGGCCGGTTCGGCAAAATAA
- a CDS encoding Amidase — MPEETAYDRPAVLEYAKKWAFKRNPAYYDFENLGGDCTNFASQCIYAGSRVMNFTPVYGWYYISSSNRSASWSGVGYLYRFLTTNKGAGPYAEETSGNGVLPGDILQLGDENGRFYHSPVIVGVTPDEIYVAAHTFDAYMRPLSTYFYANIRFLHILGVRKYG; from the coding sequence ATGCCGGAAGAAACTGCCTACGACCGGCCGGCCGTTCTGGAATACGCGAAAAAATGGGCGTTCAAACGGAACCCCGCCTATTACGATTTTGAAAATCTGGGAGGAGACTGCACCAATTTTGCTTCCCAGTGCATTTACGCGGGCAGCAGGGTCATGAACTTTACACCTGTTTATGGGTGGTATTATATCAGCAGTTCCAACAGAAGCGCCTCGTGGTCCGGCGTCGGCTATCTTTACCGGTTTCTGACCACAAACAAGGGGGCCGGCCCATATGCCGAAGAGACATCCGGAAACGGAGTGCTGCCGGGGGATATCCTTCAGCTCGGCGACGAAAACGGCCGTTTCTACCACAGCCCCGTGATCGTCGGCGTCACCCCGGATGAAATCTATGTGGCCGCCCACACGTTCGACGCCTACATGCGCCCGCTCAGCACCTATTTTTACGCGAACATCCGGTTCCTTCATATTCTGGGCGTCAGGAAATACGGATAA
- a CDS encoding conserved protein of unknown function (Evidence 4 : Unknown function but conserved in other organisms) translates to MQKKYGDLHRLMQEDKRAKDYFDSLPEYVREAVSQRPQGVNSLESLKSYAENLTRGDH, encoded by the coding sequence ATGCAGAAAAAATACGGCGACCTGCACCGTCTGATGCAAGAGGACAAAAGGGCAAAGGATTATTTCGATTCGCTTCCCGAATATGTGCGGGAAGCGGTCAGCCAGCGCCCGCAGGGAGTAAATTCACTGGAAAGCCTGAAAAGCTATGCAGAGAACCTGACACGGGGGGATCATTGA
- a CDS encoding conserved protein of unknown function (Evidence 4 : Unknown function but conserved in other organisms), whose protein sequence is MQDQRANRSIGCTVHQCQYHCGSESYCTLDKINVGTHEQNPTMTQCTDCESFRAKQG, encoded by the coding sequence ATGCAGGACCAGAGAGCAAACCGGTCGATCGGCTGTACGGTGCATCAGTGTCAGTATCACTGCGGCAGCGAAAGCTACTGTACGCTGGATAAAATAAACGTCGGCACGCACGAGCAGAACCCCACGATGACTCAGTGCACCGACTGTGAATCCTTCAGAGCAAAACAGGGCTGA